A segment of the Filifactor alocis ATCC 35896 genome:
GTTGGTAGATTTCGGAGTACAAAAAACTAATATTACACTATTTAGCAACGGGAAATATGCTTTCAACTCTATTATTGATTACGGAGAAAAAGATTTGTATGATATTGTGAAAAGCAAATGTAATGAACCGAATCGTTTGTCTTTAGATGAAATTCACCATATCATGGATGGGATGTTTGTTTCTTTTGAACCTGAAAAAACAGAGAACATAGGAGAATCTGATGTTGAAGCAGGTCATGAAAACCTATCTCAAGAATATCCTTACTTAAATACGGAAACACCGGTTGCTCCATACGGAAATTCGGAACAAGGGATAAACAACTTTGAAATGACAAGTCAAAATACATTAACGAACGAAGTTGATAAAATTGTTCAAGAAACAGGAATTGAATCGTTAAGACAGACCTATATGAATTTCAGCAACGTGGCAGATTTGAACCAAAGTATGGTAAGAAGCATTTCACAACTTGCAGATGAAATTAATAAGACCATTCGTTATTTTGCAATGAAAAAGGTGCAGAATCAAGTGGATAAAATCTATTTGTATGGCGGAAGTTCTAAGATTAAAGGTTTGGAAGCTTTTTTGGAAAATTATTGTGATATTTCTGCAGAGAATGTACCGAGATTGTATTGTGTACAATTAAATAAAAATAGCGATTTTGATGTTTCTCAATATTTGAATGCACTTGGTGCGATTATTCGATTATAGGAGGTGGAATATATGAGAGATTTTAACTTTTTTGCCCCATATCTGAAAAAGAATAAGAAACAGTTTGATGTCGGTGCTTTTTTGAAAACGGCATTGGCGATTGTTTTGGCAGCAATTCTTGTATTGACCGCCTTTCTATATATGAGATTAAATCAACAAAAGAAGAGATTGGATCAGTTGCAAACAGAGATTGAAAATGCGGAATATCAAGCACAATACCAAGAAGCACAAAAAGCATTTTCAGAAGTAGAAGAACTGAAATTGGAAAAAGAGTTTTTTGTGCGTTTGCAAGGTGCTATGATGGAAGTACACAGGGTAAATGAGCACTTTATGCAATTCCTTGGAAAGGAAGTAATCAAGGACTTATATTTAAATGATATTGCGATCCAAAATAGACAAATTACTCTTAACGGGACAGCGCTCAGCAAACATGCGATTGCTCAATTTGAACGCGATTTAAGAAAGACAGACACCTTTGATGATGTAAAAATTACAGAAATTCATAAAAAAGGCGATTCAGAAAATTATTATATGTTCAATATGGTGGTAAAATCAAAGTTCGGAGAACATTCGGGAAATGCTACACAAGTAAATCAAACAGATACAAACTCAATGACAAAAAATGCAGGAGGTGAAAACGATGAAGTCAAAGACAAAGAAAAAGACACAAAAGAAAATAAGTAAGAGAGAAGAAAATTTATTGTTAGGATTGGCTATTGTCGTTATTGTTGCACTGTATTACTATACGGTTGCAGGAAATTTAATGGGAAAAACCTCTGCATTGGGCAATGAAATCCAACAATTTCAGGAAACCAAAGAACAAATGGATACTGTAATTGCACAATCAGAAATAAAACAAACGGAAGCTGAAGAGCTTAAGACGGAAATTTTTCCGATTGCAAAAAAATATTTTGGAAAAACGGAACAAGAAGAGTTTATTATGCAAATCAACCGCTTGAATCAAGCGAGCGGATTGGATATTGTTTCTATTCAATTCTCTGAATATGCATCTATTTCTCTAGACGGAGAGACGCAAGATGCAAGTTCAGAAGAAGCAAATACTGATGAAACAAACACAGAAGAAACAGATTCTACTTCAGGGGAGACTGTTTCAACAGAAGGTGCAGATACTGCAGAAGGACAAGCGAATACAGAAAAACCAAATGAACAATTAAGTGTTGATGTAAATCATTTGATGGACAATAAGGAAAGTTCTGAATCAGAAGAAGAAGTTGTAGACAGTAATATTAAATTAATGCAAGCTCAAATAGAGTTCAAAGGAACCTATGCTCAGGTTTTGAAATTATTGCACGAAATTGACAACAATCCTAAAAATATTATTTCCAGTGAGTTGACAATGGCAAGAGAGGGAGATGCAATTCACGGGGAAAAAGAAACTAAAATGACAGGAAATATTCGTTTGAGCTTTTATCAGGTAACAGATGTCGATAAATATGTGCAGGCGGTTCCGGGAGTATTAGATACGCTTCCGCTACCAAAATCCGGACGCATCAATCCATATCTATCTTATTCATGGGCTTGGAAAAAAGATGTTCCGGCTTCATCTGATCCGTTAAACATTATTCCAAGCGGAGTAAGACCACCAAGCGACACAGTTCCAAATAAAAAGTCAAACAAAAAACAAACTATACCGTCCGGCAAAAAATGGGGTTCGAAGGTAAGTTTGAAAAATAAAGAAATTTTCGGATTTGAAAACGGAGATATTGTCGTAAAAGGAAGCGGTCCTCAAATAGCAGTACAGGGAGAAATTACAGATGGTAATTTTGCAAAAGGAAGTAAAGCAGGAAGATTAACTTATGCATTTACAGGAAATACAGATGGAGAAAAGGCATATATTGATTTGACTTCTTCTAATATTACAATCAAACAAAAAGTAGAAGGAATCGGTTTTTCGGTATATTCTGATAAAGAACTTCCTCATGAAGTCGGTTTGCGTATGACGGATGCAAACGGTCAAGAATATCTGATTGTTTTTGCAAAAGAAATCTCATGGACAGGATGGAAAGAGATTCTGTATGATTTGCATGGAATAAAAAATTATCCGATTAAAATTGATGGAATTTATGTGGAAGGAAAAAAAGATTCCGGAGCATTGGAAGGTTCTTTGATTTTTGATAATATATTTATTAATGTATTGCAATATGAATAGAGCTAAATTGAATTAAATTAAACTGGAGATATTTTGATGATATTTTTGAAAGCAATAATTTTTGCGTGTGTAATTTGTTTTTTAGAAAATTTAATCATATGCCTGGTATGGAGGAAATCTTCTTCTTTGATGTTTGAATTTCTTCCATATCTCCTTGCTTTCTTTAGTTTATCGCTTTTGTTTTTTATAAAAATACTACCGTATCATCCTGTTTGGTTGTTATTACCAATCGGAATGCAAGCTTTGCTTGTTGCAGGTACTAACTCTCTTCTGGAAAGAGGGGTTCATTATTTTGGAAACAGTGAGAAAGAATCTATTTTTTCTTTTCCGGAACTATCTTTCTTTAACATGAAAGATAGAGTGGCTGAATCTATAATTGCAATGGGATTTTTGCGAGAAAAGAATGAAGATGATTCAGAAACTGAGTCGGAAAAGAAAAATTCTTCAGAAGGAACCTCTCAGAAAGAACAGGATATTTTAGAGGGTGAATCTGAAGAAACAAAAGAATTTGTAACAGAATCAGAGTGTAGCGGTTTATCTTCTCAAGCTACGGAACAGTTGAGTGCCTCTAACATGACTTCTCAAGAAAATACTGAGTCCACAGAAGAAGAGCCTGAAAATAGTGTACAAGATGCTTCTTTAGACGAACAGGAAAACGAAAGTTGTGAAATATTGTTTTTGCAGGCAGATATTTTTTTCGTTCAGGGAGAGATAAAAGAAAATAAAAAAATCTTGTTTTATATTTTTGATAAATATGCCGATACTGAGGTTGGTAATCGAGCGAAGAAGGAATTATTAAGATTGTATGGTGAGGAAGTTTTTCTTGAAGAAAGACTGAATATAGAATGATAATAGAAAGGACAGTGAGTCGTATGTTAAGACCGGACACGATGCCTACAGTTATTATTAGTGTAGAAGAAGGAATAAATTGTGGGAATGTTGAACAAATTTTGTTTAATAGAAAAAGAAAATGTATTGATAGTTTTGTTGTTTCAAAACTTGATGAAAACGGAATTCCATTAACAGAAGATGATGTAGATTATGTTCTTCCTTTTTCAGATTTGGAAGGAATGGGAGATTATGCAATTATTATTATGCGTGACTCTGTAATTCTTAAGAAAAAAGGACAGGTTGAACGAAAAGAAGTGTATCTTGGGAAAAGCACCTTAATAGGAGACATTGTTGTTTCGTTAAAGGGAAATAAGGTTGGAACAGTCGTAGATTGTGAATTTTCGGAAGAAGGAGATATTTCGTCTATCTTTGTAGAATTAACAAAAAGTGAAAAAGTAGAGCGATTTGATGCTTTTAGCGTGATGAGTATCGGGAATGGTATTGTTATTGTAAGAACTACCGAACAGGATGTTTCTCCTTTCAAAAAAAATGATGTTGTTCAAGATTTTGTTCGCACGAAAGAAAATCCTGAATATAGTTACATCAAACATGATTGGAATATGAAATCTGAAGAAACAGATTTATCTGTTGTTCCGGCAGTTGAACAAACAGAAGCTTCAGATGTTGAAGACAAGGCGGATGAAATTACACAATTTATCCCTAAAATGGAAGTTGTAAAAGAAGTTGAGACGAAAGAACTTTCTGAAACAGAGGAAGAGATAGAACATACACTTGAAAATAACCTTAAATTCCATAGAGTAGTTGAAGAAGAATCTGTTCAAAATGATGTAATGCCTGTTGAAAATGATACTATATGTATTGAAGAAGAAACCGCTCAAGATGAAGTAGTGCAAATTGTAGAAAATTCGTCTGAAATCAAAACAGAGCCTGCTGAAGAAGCGGCAGCTCAAGATGAGGCAGAACATATTGAAGAAAAAAAGGATGAAATCACAGTTTCTGAGCGTCGTCGTCATCCTAAAGCTAATCAAGGGTTAGTGGAAGATAATCAATTAATTCAAAAATTTATTGATAAACAAAAAGTATTATTGCTTGGTCGTGTATTAACAAGAGATATTTTAGATGCTGAAGGTAATGTTTTGTTAATGAAAGGTACAAAAATTACAGAAGATATTTTTGATATCGCAAGACAATCAAGAAAAGATGCTATCGTTGAAATGGCAATGTTTTCTGCATAATATAGAAAAAAGATATAATAGGTTACTTTATGTAAAGACGGAGGTACAGACATCGGATTGTTTGTAAAATGTTTCTTATGAAAAAGTTAAGTCAAATAAAAGGGTTGTTCGCTTTTGTTAGTATGTGTATTTTTACAGTATTAGGTTTATTTCTATTCACTGTCGGACAACCCGGAGAAATGAAAATAGGAATAGAGGAGCATTTTTATCATATTGCAAGCAAAGAGGATTTGGATGCTGAACTTCAAAAAAATTTTCCTACCGGTTTTTATTTAAAAACAGTCTATGATGTAGAAAAATCTATGTTTGTTCCATTTTCAGAGTTAGGAGTTTCGTATTTGTCTCCAAAACAAGAGAAATATGTTAATTTTTTTCTTGAACATAAGACATTATATAAAGTATGGAAAGCAATCCCTGTAAAAAAAAGTTTGGAACCAATACAAATTTCACAACAAAATTTGTACTATGATAAAGAAACATTGAATAAATCTATTTCTGAACAATCAGAAAAATTTCGTTCTTCTTCAGAAGATGCGTTTTTGATGCAAATTGATGGACAAATTCAGGTAATACCGGAAAAAAATGGATTTCAGGTGATTACTGATGATTTAGCGGATACCCTTTTAGAAGCAATTGAAAATCAGAATTATGATAATGTTTTTGTGACCGGAGAGTTGCTTTTTCCGGATTTCAAGACCTCCGATATTTCTAAATATAAATTATTATTAAATCAAATTGTATCAGATCAGTTGGAAGATACTTCTGTGCAAGATAATTTATTGTATATTTTTTCTTCTTTAAATAATATGCGTATTCCATTTGGACAACAGTTGACTGTTTCAAACAACGTAGAGAACAGAATTGCTGTTTTATCGGAAAAAAGCTTGTTTGATGAAAAGACAAAAAAGGAAGTTAATCAATTGTTCGACCATCTTTTTGATTCATTGAAACAAAAGGGCTTTATTATAGAACAATATCAGTCTGATACGATATCCATCGGAGAACAAGTTGCCGGAAATCATTTGTGTCCTGTGCTCAAAATAAAGAATAATAAATACAAATCTATTATTTTTAGTTGTTATATTAAAGACAATCAATTAAATTTATTGGTTATAGCGGAGAAGTAAAATGGAAATTTTGATGTTGATAATGATATTTTATATAGGAACATGTTTCGGTAGTTTCTATAATGTGGTAATTGATCGTTTGCCAAGAGAAATTAATTTTGTGCATGGTCGTTCTTATTGTCCAAGTTGTAAACATTCTTTGAGTACAGTAGATTTATTTCCAATCATCAGTTTTTTATTTCTAAGAGGAAAGTGCCGATATTGTAAGACTTCTATTCCAATCCGAAGCTTATTAATTGAAATTTTGAGCGGACTCTTGTTTTTTCTTTCATTTTACAAATATGGTTGGACAAGTTTCACTTTAATTCAAGTTGTGTTTTGGGGAATGTTGATGATTGTCGGTTTCATAGACTATGATACAATGTATATCTATGATGCCATGTTGTTATTCTATTTCATTATTTTTGGAATATATTATGGGATAGCGGATTTTGCAAACATATGGATGCATATAAAGGGTGCTGTATACTGTTTTGTTATCTTTTCTGTTATTTATTTTTTAGCAAAACTGTATTACGGTCAAGAAGCATTCGGATTCGGCGATGTGTTGTTAAATGGAGTGTTAGGATTTTATTTAGGTAGTCATAATACATTTTTAATTTGTTTTCTACCTTTTTATGTCGCAGCTGTAGATTTGCTGTTTCAAAGAATATTTTTTAGAAACATTTCTTTAAATAGGGAAGTTTCTTTTGGACCATATATGTGTATTTCAGCTTGGATAATTTCTTTGTACGGAAAAGAAATCTATATATTTCTTGGAAAATATTTGAGTATATTTGGAGGAGTATAATTAAAGATATGAAAAATAAAAAAATGATATCAATAGGAATGTTTTTTGTAGTGTTTTTTTGTTCTACAATCTTCAGTTTTGCTGAAACAAGAACATTACTTACAAAAAATGGAGGAGAAGTTAATCTGTTTGAAAAAACGGAGAAAATTGAAAAAACTGTAAAAAAAATAGATGGGACCGCTCAACAAACTGTTACAAGCAATCTTTCACTTGAGCAGAAAAAGATTGCTGATAATAAGTTAATTGCAGATAATTCAAATATTATCACCTGTAGCGATTTGGGAGAAGATGCTTATAATATTATAAATACTGATTTTTTGTTGAAACCGAGCGATGTATCTGAACATTTTATTAACAATCGCCTACAAGGAACCGCTTTGGAAGGATTGGGCGGAGCATTTAAAAGAGCTGAAGAAAAGTATGGTGTAAATGCACTTTTTTTGGTTTCTTTAGCAATGCATGAGTCTAATGTAGGAAGAAGTAGAATTGCAAGAGATAAAAATAATCTCTTCGGGTTTCAAGCATATGATAGAAGCCCATACTCTTCTGCCGGAAGATTTATGTCTAGAGAAGCTTGTATCGATCATGTAGCAGGATATATCTCGAGAAATTATTTATCTCCATCCGGGAAATATTTCCATGGATATAGTATAGAATCTATGAATGTTTGTTATGCAACAGACAAAAATTGGAGTCAAGGTATTAAAGCAAGATTAAATCAATTATTGTTAACATATTAATTGTTGACATATTAAGAGATTGGAGGAGGAGTTTTGTGAAAAGATTATTTACTAAAAAAATCCTAACTTTCGTTGTTATGTTAACAGTTTGTACCGCTTCTACTTATTCTTATGCATCGACAGTATGGGATGACAGTGGAGCAAAAAAAATTGATAGCGGTATGACTTTGCAACCAAAAAGTCAAAATACCAAAAAGACGACAGAAGCAAAAAAGGATACTTCAACAAAATCAGCCGACAAGAAAGAAGAAACAAAAAAGGAACAACCGAAAACAATTTCTCAAAATAAAAATCATAAAAAAAGTGAGACTCAAGAAGCAATTGAATTTGCAAAACAAAGAGGATATGCATATATAGACAAATCCGGAAAGTTTTTACCAAAGAAAAATATTCAGCGATATGAATTTATTTATATGGTAAATAGAGCATTTGGATTTAAAAAAACAAAAAAAGTTAATTTCGTGGATGTGAAAAAAACAGATTTTTATTACAATGATGTGTCTATTACAATGGGCGCGGGGTATCTGTACACATTTAAGAAAAATACTGTATTTGGTCCAAAAAAATATTTTTATCGTTGGGAATTACCTCATATTTTAGGTAAAGCAATGAACATGAAGCTTTCAGAGAAAAGTTCGAAAACTTTAATGAAATATTCTGACGGAAAAAAAGTTCCTAAAAGTGCAAGAGGTTCTGTTTCATATTTTATTGAAAAGGGTTGGATGAAACCAAAATCTAAAAAGAATTTTGG
Coding sequences within it:
- a CDS encoding PilN domain-containing protein produces the protein MRDFNFFAPYLKKNKKQFDVGAFLKTALAIVLAAILVLTAFLYMRLNQQKKRLDQLQTEIENAEYQAQYQEAQKAFSEVEELKLEKEFFVRLQGAMMEVHRVNEHFMQFLGKEVIKDLYLNDIAIQNRQITLNGTALSKHAIAQFERDLRKTDTFDDVKITEIHKKGDSENYYMFNMVVKSKFGEHSGNATQVNQTDTNSMTKNAGGENDEVKDKEKDTKENK
- a CDS encoding peptidoglycan binding domain-containing protein, translated to MKKLSQIKGLFAFVSMCIFTVLGLFLFTVGQPGEMKIGIEEHFYHIASKEDLDAELQKNFPTGFYLKTVYDVEKSMFVPFSELGVSYLSPKQEKYVNFFLEHKTLYKVWKAIPVKKSLEPIQISQQNLYYDKETLNKSISEQSEKFRSSSEDAFLMQIDGQIQVIPEKNGFQVITDDLADTLLEAIENQNYDNVFVTGELLFPDFKTSDISKYKLLLNQIVSDQLEDTSVQDNLLYIFSSLNNMRIPFGQQLTVSNNVENRIAVLSEKSLFDEKTKKEVNQLFDHLFDSLKQKGFIIEQYQSDTISIGEQVAGNHLCPVLKIKNNKYKSIIFSCYIKDNQLNLLVIAEK
- a CDS encoding prepilin peptidase, yielding MEILMLIMIFYIGTCFGSFYNVVIDRLPREINFVHGRSYCPSCKHSLSTVDLFPIISFLFLRGKCRYCKTSIPIRSLLIEILSGLLFFLSFYKYGWTSFTLIQVVFWGMLMIVGFIDYDTMYIYDAMLLFYFIIFGIYYGIADFANIWMHIKGAVYCFVIFSVIYFLAKLYYGQEAFGFGDVLLNGVLGFYLGSHNTFLICFLPFYVAAVDLLFQRIFFRNISLNREVSFGPYMCISAWIISLYGKEIYIFLGKYLSIFGGV
- a CDS encoding glucosaminidase domain-containing protein, with the translated sequence MKNKKMISIGMFFVVFFCSTIFSFAETRTLLTKNGGEVNLFEKTEKIEKTVKKIDGTAQQTVTSNLSLEQKKIADNKLIADNSNIITCSDLGEDAYNIINTDFLLKPSDVSEHFINNRLQGTALEGLGGAFKRAEEKYGVNALFLVSLAMHESNVGRSRIARDKNNLFGFQAYDRSPYSSAGRFMSREACIDHVAGYISRNYLSPSGKYFHGYSIESMNVCYATDKNWSQGIKARLNQLLLTY
- a CDS encoding S-layer homology domain-containing protein gives rise to the protein MKRLFTKKILTFVVMLTVCTASTYSYASTVWDDSGAKKIDSGMTLQPKSQNTKKTTEAKKDTSTKSADKKEETKKEQPKTISQNKNHKKSETQEAIEFAKQRGYAYIDKSGKFLPKKNIQRYEFIYMVNRAFGFKKTKKVNFVDVKKTDFYYNDVSITMGAGYLYTFKKNTVFGPKKYFYRWELPHILGKAMNMKLSEKSSKTLMKYSDGKKVPKSARGSVSYFIEKGWMKPKSKKNFGTHDILTKEEMAYVLYQLHKEGYIK